The following coding sequences are from one Lysinibacillus sp. FSL W8-0992 window:
- the opp4C gene encoding oligopeptide ABC transporter permease — MEIITKQEASALKTLNKSPSPWVIARRKFVKNKLAMISLIFLLIVIILSFLAPYITTKDIVRVDFMKISQPPSSENWLGTDTNGRDVFTRMLYAGKSSLTVGIGCMFFIVLIGTTIGSISGYFGGKIDQILMRFTDFVLMFPLLVFVIVLNTILVGKVSGLWTLIIVISVLSWGSVARVVRSRILAEKENEYILAAQSIGCKSSKIIMKHLLPNVASTIIVQATLLMAVTIVIESALSFLNFGVPADTPSWGNMLAEARNSDVLRDKIWIWIPPATAITLVILSINFIGEGLKDAMNPKSRR, encoded by the coding sequence GTGGAGATTATTACAAAACAAGAAGCGTCTGCATTAAAAACACTGAATAAAAGCCCCTCTCCATGGGTGATAGCGAGAAGAAAGTTCGTTAAAAATAAATTAGCTATGATAAGCCTTATTTTTTTACTAATCGTTATTATTCTATCGTTTTTAGCACCATATATTACGACAAAAGATATTGTGCGTGTAGACTTTATGAAAATTAGCCAACCACCTTCAAGTGAGAATTGGCTTGGAACCGATACAAATGGCCGTGATGTATTTACACGAATGCTTTATGCTGGTAAATCTTCCTTAACGGTTGGTATAGGTTGTATGTTTTTCATTGTTTTAATTGGGACAACTATAGGGTCTATTTCAGGTTATTTTGGTGGCAAGATTGATCAAATTTTAATGCGTTTCACGGACTTTGTATTAATGTTCCCTTTATTAGTTTTTGTTATCGTGTTAAATACGATTTTAGTTGGTAAAGTTTCGGGGCTATGGACGTTAATCATTGTCATTTCCGTATTAAGCTGGGGTAGTGTTGCCCGAGTTGTACGAAGTCGAATTCTTGCAGAAAAAGAAAATGAGTACATTTTAGCTGCACAGTCAATCGGCTGTAAATCATCGAAAATCATTATGAAACATTTATTACCCAACGTCGCTTCTACAATCATTGTACAAGCTACTTTATTAATGGCGGTAACCATTGTAATAGAGTCGGCGTTAAGCTTCTTAAACTTCGGTGTGCCAGCAGATACGCCAAGTTGGGGAAATATGCTAGCAGAGGCTAGAAACTCAGATGTGTTAAGAGATAAAATTTGGATATGGATTCCACCAGCAACAGCAATTACATTAGTAATTTTATCGATTAATTTTATCGGTGAAGGACTAAAAGATGCGATGAATCCAAAATCAAGAAGATAA
- the opp4B gene encoding oligopeptide ABC transporter permease yields MLQYTLRRLLGMIPLLLLISLVVFFLAKMMPGDPFAGEIDPSNTNPQYIEEMREKLGYNDPIIVQYGRWMSNFVQGDFGKSTVYKKPAVEVIVQRIPNTLFLAVTSLILTYIFAFFMGMYAGRKPYTLGDNLIASYNYLALAIPSFVAGIVAIYVFSFQLGWFPFNGSVGVGLQEGTFAYYLSRVHHVLLPSLVLGLMGTASYTQFLRNDIIENSRKDFVRTARAKGTKESKIYNKHILRNSIIPIITFLGFDIATLISGAVITETIFTYPGIGALFLDSVGRRDYAVMMSITMLLSFLTLFGNLVADLLYGIVDPRIRLD; encoded by the coding sequence ATGCTTCAATACACACTTCGAAGATTACTCGGCATGATTCCATTGTTACTCCTTATTTCGTTAGTTGTGTTCTTCTTAGCAAAAATGATGCCAGGAGATCCATTTGCGGGAGAAATTGATCCATCAAATACAAACCCACAATACATCGAGGAAATGAGAGAGAAGTTAGGCTATAATGATCCAATTATCGTGCAATATGGAAGATGGATGTCTAATTTTGTACAAGGGGATTTTGGTAAATCAACAGTTTATAAAAAACCTGCAGTAGAAGTAATTGTACAACGAATTCCGAATACATTATTTTTAGCAGTAACATCTTTAATTTTGACGTATATTTTTGCTTTTTTCATGGGTATGTATGCTGGGCGAAAACCATATACATTAGGCGATAATTTAATAGCTTCGTACAATTATTTGGCTTTAGCGATTCCATCATTTGTCGCTGGTATTGTAGCCATTTATGTTTTCTCTTTCCAACTAGGGTGGTTCCCATTCAATGGCTCAGTTGGCGTAGGGCTTCAAGAAGGAACGTTTGCTTATTACCTAAGTAGGGTTCATCATGTGTTATTGCCTTCACTTGTATTAGGATTAATGGGAACGGCTTCCTATACGCAATTTTTACGAAACGATATTATTGAAAACAGCAGAAAAGATTTCGTCCGTACAGCGAGAGCAAAAGGAACAAAGGAATCAAAAATTTACAACAAGCATATTTTAAGAAATTCGATTATTCCGATTATTACTTTTCTTGGTTTTGACATCGCTACATTAATTAGTGGTGCAGTAATAACAGAAACCATCTTTACTTATCCCGGAATAGGCGCACTGTTCTTAGATTCCGTTGGTAGAAGAGATTATGCGGTCATGATGTCGATAACTATGTTACTTTCGTTCTTAACACTTTTTGGGAATTTAGTAGCCGATTTATTGTATGGTATAGTAGATCCGCGAATTAGACTAGATTAG
- the opp4B gene encoding oligopeptide ABC transporter permease: MWKTVIRRIIVMIPQMFILSLIIFILAKQMPGDPFTGLITPETDPSRIEELRIQAGFYDPWYVQYYRWITNAFQGDFGQSYTYKIAVSTLIGERALNTFWLSLLSVILVYLLAIPLGMLAGRKQDTFLDKSIILYSFISFAIPTFVLSLVFLFVFGYRLMWFPTSGTVDVGLESGTMAYFWNKIYHLLLPAMTAAILGTTGIIQYLRSEIIDAKTQDYVKTARSKGIPIRRIYARHIFRNSVLPIAAFLGFTITGLLGGSIFIETIYGYPGMGELFISSITSRDYSVITALIMLYGFLALLGSLLSDIIMSIVDPRIRID; the protein is encoded by the coding sequence ATGTGGAAAACTGTTATTAGACGCATTATTGTAATGATTCCCCAAATGTTTATATTGAGTTTAATTATTTTTATATTGGCAAAGCAAATGCCAGGTGACCCTTTTACAGGGTTAATTACACCAGAGACAGATCCTTCAAGGATTGAGGAGCTACGAATACAAGCAGGCTTCTATGATCCTTGGTATGTTCAATATTATCGCTGGATTACAAATGCCTTTCAAGGTGATTTTGGACAAAGCTATACATATAAAATTGCGGTGTCCACTCTTATTGGTGAGCGTGCACTCAATACATTTTGGCTTTCATTACTTAGTGTTATTCTTGTCTACTTGCTCGCCATACCATTGGGAATGCTTGCAGGGCGTAAGCAAGATACATTTTTAGATAAATCGATTATCCTATACAGTTTTATTAGCTTCGCAATTCCCACTTTTGTATTATCTCTCGTTTTCTTGTTCGTTTTTGGTTATCGCTTAATGTGGTTCCCAACGAGTGGAACCGTTGATGTTGGACTTGAATCAGGAACGATGGCCTATTTTTGGAATAAAATATATCACTTGCTATTGCCTGCTATGACGGCAGCTATTTTAGGTACTACAGGGATTATCCAATATTTACGCTCGGAAATTATTGATGCTAAAACACAAGATTATGTAAAAACAGCTCGAAGTAAAGGCATTCCAATCCGTAGAATATATGCGCGACATATTTTCCGCAATTCAGTTCTTCCTATTGCAGCGTTTTTAGGGTTTACAATAACAGGTTTATTAGGTGGCTCGATTTTCATAGAAACTATTTATGGCTACCCAGGTATGGGGGAATTGTTTATTAGTTCAATAACGAGTCGCGACTATAGTGTCATTACTGCACTCATCATGCTCTATGGTTTCTTAGCATTATTAGGTAGTCTGCTGTCGGACATTATTATGAGCATTGTGGATCCTCGTATCCGTATAGACTAA
- the opp4A gene encoding oligopeptide ABC transporter substrate-binding protein, whose protein sequence is MRKKWLMNVITLAIILLLATACNRNDKEQSNEAEGSNDKPAQTEDNKVDTNLLPTKVTNEGEAIEGGTLHVGLVADSPFKGIFLAELYTDATDSSIMGYASNSLFEIDGDFLITDEGIAKLDVDTDNNKVTITIQEDVKWSDGTPLTAEDLIYPYEIIGHPDYEGVRYDDDFKNIVGAEEYHEGKADKISGIKKIDDKTIEISLKKVSPAIYSGGDGLWGYAAPKHQLKSIAVKDLISSDAVRKNPITLGPFKYDNIVNGESVQLVANENYYKGKPKVDKVVIKVVSTSTIGEALKAGQFDISSFPATQYDTIKNLSNISILGRPDLSYSYLGFKLGKYDKEKGENIYDEKAKMNDVQLRQAIAYAMDIETVSDRFYQGLRVRANSLIPPAFKTYYDGTLEGYQYDPDKAKELLDEAGFKDVDGDGLREDKDGNKFTIRLAAIAGSDTAEAIVEYYRQNWKDVGLDVQLTTGRLIEANSFYDKVEADDPEIDMYLAGWGTGTNPSPAGLYSKGAAFNFSRYVSDDLTKLLNDIDSQEALDPTYRARAFRKWQEYMADKAMVVPTLFSTSTIAVNKRIKSYNIDRETGTEIQDLELIADAPIK, encoded by the coding sequence ATGAGGAAAAAGTGGTTGATGAATGTTATTACGTTGGCAATCATATTGCTATTAGCTACCGCCTGCAATCGCAATGATAAAGAGCAGTCAAATGAAGCTGAGGGCAGCAACGATAAGCCAGCACAAACAGAAGATAACAAAGTAGATACAAATTTGCTACCGACGAAAGTAACAAATGAAGGGGAAGCAATTGAAGGTGGTACATTACATGTTGGGCTTGTTGCAGACTCACCATTTAAAGGCATTTTTCTTGCTGAGCTTTATACCGATGCCACAGATAGTTCCATTATGGGCTATGCTTCAAATAGTCTTTTTGAGATTGATGGTGACTTTTTAATAACAGATGAGGGAATCGCAAAATTAGATGTTGATACGGACAATAACAAAGTGACAATTACCATTCAAGAGGATGTGAAATGGTCGGATGGCACACCATTAACGGCAGAGGATTTAATCTATCCGTATGAAATTATTGGTCATCCCGATTATGAAGGTGTGCGCTATGATGATGACTTTAAAAATATTGTAGGGGCAGAAGAATACCATGAGGGTAAAGCAGACAAGATTTCAGGCATTAAAAAGATTGATGATAAAACGATAGAAATTTCGTTAAAGAAAGTGTCACCTGCTATTTATTCAGGTGGTGATGGTTTATGGGGCTATGCAGCACCGAAGCATCAGCTCAAATCGATTGCTGTAAAAGATTTAATTTCTTCTGATGCTGTAAGAAAAAATCCAATTACACTCGGTCCATTTAAATATGACAATATCGTTAATGGCGAATCTGTGCAGTTGGTGGCTAATGAAAATTACTATAAAGGTAAACCAAAAGTTGATAAGGTAGTTATTAAAGTTGTTTCAACTTCTACTATTGGTGAGGCATTGAAAGCAGGACAATTTGACATCTCTTCATTCCCTGCTACTCAATATGATACTATAAAAAATTTATCGAATATTTCGATTTTGGGACGACCTGACTTATCATACAGCTATCTAGGCTTTAAGTTAGGGAAATATGACAAAGAAAAAGGCGAAAATATTTATGATGAAAAGGCAAAAATGAATGATGTCCAGTTGCGGCAAGCAATTGCCTATGCGATGGATATTGAAACGGTATCAGATAGATTTTATCAAGGGTTACGTGTGCGTGCGAATTCCTTAATCCCACCCGCTTTTAAAACTTACTATGATGGAACGCTTGAGGGGTATCAATATGATCCTGACAAAGCGAAAGAATTACTGGATGAAGCAGGCTTTAAAGATGTAGATGGTGATGGTCTTCGTGAAGATAAAGATGGCAATAAGTTTACTATTCGTTTAGCAGCGATAGCAGGCTCTGATACGGCTGAAGCAATTGTTGAGTATTATCGTCAAAATTGGAAAGATGTTGGCTTAGATGTACAACTAACGACAGGTCGTTTAATCGAAGCTAATAGCTTCTACGATAAAGTAGAAGCAGATGATCCTGAAATTGATATGTATCTTGCAGGTTGGGGTACAGGAACGAACCCTTCACCAGCAGGATTATATAGTAAAGGAGCAGCATTTAACTTTAGTCGCTACGTATCGGATGATTTAACGAAGCTGTTAAATGATATTGATTCACAAGAGGCGTTAGATCCAACATATCGTGCACGGGCTTTCCGTAAATGGCAAGAATATATGGCAGACAAAGCAATGGTTGTCCCAACGTTATTCAGCACATCAACGATTGCAGTCAATAAACGTATAAAAAGCTATAATATCGATCGTGAAACAGGTACGGAGATTCAAGATCTTGAACTAATAGCTGATGCGCCGATAAAATAA
- a CDS encoding ABC transporter ATP-binding protein, whose product MTDTTIKQQKETLLEVNNLKTYYPIKGGFLKKTVGQVKAVDNISFSIKNGETLGLVGESGCGKSTTGRTIIRLLDSTEGQIVFDGKDITKIQGKSLREIRKDIQMVFQDPYASLNPMQMVGSIVAEPIMNFHNKSLNSLKEEVIELLRKVGLPKDAYYKYAHEFSGGQRQRIGIARALALKPKLIIADEPVSALDVSVQSQVLNLLKELQDEFDLTFLFIAHDLSVVKHMSDRIGVMYLGNIVEIANKVSIYDEPLHPYTQALISAIPVPDPRKKSNRIVLQGDVPSPANPPQGCPFHPRCPKAMMECSLTKPVLKEVKPDHKVACHLY is encoded by the coding sequence ATGACTGATACGACAATCAAACAACAAAAAGAAACTTTGCTCGAAGTGAACAACTTAAAAACCTATTACCCTATTAAAGGTGGATTTCTTAAAAAAACAGTCGGACAAGTGAAGGCTGTAGACAATATTTCATTTTCTATCAAAAATGGTGAAACATTGGGCTTAGTTGGTGAGTCAGGATGCGGAAAATCAACAACAGGCCGTACGATTATTAGATTGTTAGATTCTACAGAAGGACAAATCGTGTTTGATGGAAAGGATATTACGAAAATACAAGGCAAATCATTAAGAGAAATAAGAAAAGATATCCAGATGGTATTCCAAGATCCTTATGCATCATTAAATCCAATGCAGATGGTAGGCAGTATCGTAGCTGAGCCTATTATGAATTTTCATAATAAATCACTGAATTCTTTAAAAGAAGAAGTCATTGAATTATTAAGAAAAGTAGGGTTACCTAAGGACGCATATTATAAATATGCCCATGAATTTTCAGGTGGTCAACGTCAACGAATTGGTATTGCAAGAGCACTAGCCCTTAAACCGAAGCTAATAATTGCCGATGAACCCGTTTCTGCCTTAGATGTTTCCGTGCAATCACAAGTTTTAAATCTACTAAAAGAATTGCAAGATGAGTTTGATTTAACCTTTTTATTTATTGCGCACGACTTAAGTGTTGTAAAACATATGAGTGACCGCATTGGCGTTATGTATTTAGGCAATATTGTTGAAATTGCAAACAAGGTAAGCATATATGACGAGCCATTGCATCCATATACACAAGCACTCATTTCAGCAATACCCGTGCCAGATCCTCGGAAAAAAAGCAATCGCATTGTTTTACAGGGCGATGTACCGAGCCCAGCTAATCCTCCGCAAGGATGCCCATTCCATCCAAGGTGCCCGAAGGCTATGATGGAATGTTCCTTAACTAAACCAGTATTAAAGGAGGTGAAGCCAGATCATAAAGTTGCTTGCCACTTATATTAA
- a CDS encoding ABC transporter ATP-binding protein: protein MCTNNLLTINNLTTSFRIKDTYHAAVEDVSLSLRKNEILAIVGESGCGKSTLATTIVGLHNDGNTKVTGEILYNQQNLTKLSEVQFNQLRGNDIGFIFQDPLSALNPLMRIHEQIAEGLIYHTTLTKKQREARVLELLEQVGIAHPKRVARQFPHQLSGGMRQRVMIAIALSSKPSIIIADEPTTALDVTIQAQILDLLKSLQDETQAGIILITHDLGVVAEIADRVAVMYAGQVIEEAPVQVLFNDAKHPYTRSLLNSIPQTHEENERLEVIHGMVPSLMHMPREGCRFSARIPWIDESAHESAPQLHEIAPGHFVRCTCWKHFCFEGELGGGQYDIYAN from the coding sequence TTGTGTACAAATAACTTATTAACAATTAACAATTTAACAACGAGTTTTCGTATTAAAGACACATACCACGCAGCAGTAGAAGATGTCTCGCTCTCACTAAGAAAAAATGAGATTTTAGCGATAGTAGGAGAGTCGGGCTGTGGGAAGAGTACGTTAGCCACAACTATTGTTGGCTTACATAATGATGGGAATACAAAAGTGACTGGGGAAATACTTTACAATCAACAAAATTTAACAAAGTTAAGTGAAGTACAATTCAACCAATTAAGAGGCAATGATATTGGCTTTATATTTCAAGATCCTCTTTCAGCTTTAAACCCATTAATGCGCATTCATGAACAAATTGCGGAAGGTCTTATTTATCACACAACACTAACTAAAAAGCAACGTGAAGCACGTGTTTTAGAATTGCTTGAGCAAGTAGGGATTGCTCATCCTAAACGGGTTGCTAGACAATTCCCGCATCAATTATCAGGTGGTATGCGCCAACGTGTCATGATTGCGATAGCGCTATCCAGTAAACCTTCCATCATTATTGCAGATGAACCGACTACAGCATTAGATGTAACAATTCAAGCACAGATTTTAGACCTATTAAAGTCGCTTCAAGATGAGACACAAGCGGGCATTATTTTAATTACCCATGACTTAGGTGTTGTGGCAGAAATTGCAGACCGTGTAGCTGTTATGTATGCAGGACAAGTTATTGAAGAGGCGCCCGTCCAAGTATTGTTTAATGATGCCAAACATCCATATACCCGTTCCTTATTAAATTCCATTCCGCAAACACATGAGGAAAACGAGCGACTGGAGGTAATACACGGCATGGTGCCTTCGCTCATGCATATGCCACGTGAAGGCTGTCGTTTTTCAGCCCGCATACCGTGGATTGATGAATCAGCACATGAAAGTGCCCCCCAATTACATGAAATTGCACCTGGGCATTTTGTTCGCTGCACCTGCTGGAAACACTTTTGCTTTGAAGGGGAGCTAGGAGGTGGACAGTATGACATTTATGCTAATTAA
- a CDS encoding ATP-binding cassette domain-containing protein — MTFMLIKDLNVHYSIRGGFFNTVIDKVYAVDGVTMAFEKGKTYGLVGESGSGKSTTGKAIIGLEKVTSGQIIYEGHDVTNKRRKRNSAYNRDIQMIFQDAHSSMNPRKRVLDILAEPMRNFLKLSDQEERKRIKALLAIVGMSEDVLLKYPHEFSGGQKQRLGIARAVATNPKLIIADEPVSSLDLSVQAQVLNFMKDIQQEYGLSYLFISHDLGVVKHMCDYIAIMYKGRFVETGTRQDIYINPQHIYTNRLLSAIPHIEPETRMARKAARQKVEEKYRKDHHHYYDENGKVYPLKSISETHKVAMSEIEQEGL, encoded by the coding sequence ATGACATTTATGCTAATTAAAGATTTAAACGTCCATTATTCAATACGAGGTGGCTTTTTTAATACCGTCATTGATAAAGTGTACGCGGTTGATGGCGTTACGATGGCGTTTGAAAAAGGAAAAACATATGGTTTAGTCGGTGAATCGGGTTCTGGTAAATCAACAACAGGTAAAGCAATCATTGGCCTCGAAAAGGTAACGTCTGGCCAAATCATTTATGAAGGGCACGATGTTACTAATAAACGACGTAAGCGTAATTCTGCGTATAACAGAGATATTCAAATGATTTTCCAAGACGCACACTCGAGTATGAATCCAAGAAAGCGTGTACTGGATATTCTAGCAGAGCCAATGCGCAATTTTTTGAAGCTCAGCGATCAGGAGGAACGCAAGCGTATTAAAGCGCTACTTGCCATTGTTGGTATGTCAGAGGACGTCTTGTTAAAGTATCCGCATGAATTTTCAGGAGGACAAAAGCAACGTCTTGGTATCGCGCGGGCAGTTGCTACTAATCCAAAATTGATTATTGCGGACGAGCCTGTATCCTCACTTGATTTATCGGTTCAAGCACAAGTACTAAATTTTATGAAAGATATTCAGCAAGAATATGGGCTAAGTTACTTATTTATATCTCATGACCTCGGAGTCGTAAAACATATGTGTGATTACATTGCAATCATGTACAAGGGGCGCTTTGTTGAAACGGGTACCCGTCAGGATATTTACATCAATCCACAGCATATTTACACAAATCGCCTGTTGTCAGCTATCCCACATATTGAGCCTGAAACGAGGATGGCGCGTAAAGCAGCTCGGCAAAAAGTCGAAGAGAAGTATCGCAAAGATCATCATCACTATTATGATGAGAATGGTAAAGTATACCCTTTAAAATCCATTTCAGAGACCCATAAAGTAGCGATGTCTGAAATTGAGCAGGAGGGATTGTAA
- the opp4A gene encoding oligopeptide ABC transporter substrate-binding protein, whose translation MKKTKTLWSLLLMLVMALFLAACNNDSSKTDDKDTGKDTEKPVTTTTDAKAGGVVTFGTDQAPEGVFDPAFAGSIVDSYIQGFMMDGIYDVNDELEYIPNLAKWDISEDKLTYTFNFEKGVKWHNGEELTGEDWVFALETLADPDYDGPRFNYVEGVKGAEDKKAGKADKISGIEVVDPYTIKVTFKEVKINNLESIWQFPMPKKHYEGIAVKDLSESKQVRETPVGNGPFKVKKVVDGEYSELERFDDYWKGKPTLDGVIVKVIDPSLAAGAFQNGEIDIMDIRPQSVKELSALSNVRIEETTGVGYSYIGLRFGHRDKATLKNVADFDKFNSKELRQALLYALNRPAMIDAFLEGKAEVANTVIPVTFWTAADASDLNAYDFNVDKAKELLKTAGYVDKDGDGFVEDPQGQPFKISFGHYAGPAAFEGRSQAIIQSWNDIGVKTELATGSLVEFNLYNEMKDNDDAALEAFFGSWSMGSDPDPSGLWANDAEWNYGRYVDEENDKLLKEALSEAAFDKDYRKKVYVDWQKYFNEQLPALPLWENLDLYGINNRLQGVHINAVGFQTDVYKWHIVE comes from the coding sequence ATGAAAAAGACTAAAACATTATGGTCACTTTTACTAATGCTCGTCATGGCATTGTTCCTAGCAGCATGTAATAATGATTCATCGAAAACTGACGACAAAGATACAGGAAAGGATACAGAAAAACCAGTAACGACAACTACTGATGCTAAAGCAGGTGGCGTTGTAACATTCGGTACAGACCAAGCACCAGAGGGCGTATTTGACCCTGCCTTTGCAGGAAGTATTGTAGATAGCTATATCCAAGGCTTCATGATGGATGGTATTTATGATGTAAATGATGAGTTAGAATATATACCAAACCTTGCAAAATGGGATATTAGTGAAGATAAATTAACGTATACATTCAACTTTGAAAAAGGTGTGAAATGGCATAATGGTGAGGAATTAACAGGTGAAGACTGGGTATTCGCTTTAGAAACTTTAGCAGATCCTGATTATGATGGCCCTCGTTTTAATTATGTTGAAGGTGTAAAAGGGGCAGAAGATAAAAAAGCAGGTAAAGCAGATAAAATTTCAGGAATTGAAGTTGTTGACCCTTACACGATTAAAGTTACATTTAAAGAAGTAAAAATTAATAATCTAGAAAGTATTTGGCAATTCCCAATGCCGAAGAAACATTATGAAGGCATTGCAGTAAAAGATTTAAGTGAATCGAAGCAAGTGCGTGAAACGCCTGTAGGCAATGGACCGTTTAAGGTGAAAAAAGTTGTTGACGGCGAATATTCTGAATTAGAGCGTTTTGATGATTACTGGAAAGGGAAACCAACGCTTGATGGTGTAATTGTAAAAGTAATTGACCCATCATTAGCTGCGGGTGCGTTCCAAAACGGAGAAATCGACATCATGGATATTAGACCACAATCTGTGAAAGAGCTTTCAGCATTAAGCAATGTACGTATCGAAGAAACGACTGGTGTAGGCTATTCTTATATCGGGCTTCGTTTTGGTCATCGTGATAAAGCTACACTTAAAAATGTAGCAGATTTTGATAAATTCAATTCAAAAGAATTACGTCAGGCACTATTATATGCTCTTAACCGTCCAGCAATGATCGATGCTTTCTTAGAAGGAAAAGCTGAAGTTGCGAATACAGTTATTCCAGTTACTTTCTGGACTGCTGCAGATGCTTCAGATTTAAATGCATATGACTTTAATGTAGATAAAGCGAAAGAACTGTTAAAAACAGCAGGCTATGTTGATAAAGATGGCGATGGATTTGTTGAAGATCCACAAGGCCAACCATTTAAAATTTCATTTGGACACTATGCAGGACCAGCGGCATTTGAAGGTCGTTCACAAGCAATCATCCAATCTTGGAATGATATTGGCGTAAAAACTGAATTAGCAACAGGTAGCTTAGTTGAGTTTAACTTGTACAACGAGATGAAAGATAATGATGACGCTGCATTAGAGGCATTCTTCGGTTCTTGGAGTATGGGCTCTGATCCAGATCCATCTGGCCTATGGGCAAATGATGCAGAATGGAACTACGGTCGTTATGTAGATGAGGAAAACGACAAATTATTAAAAGAAGCGTTAAGTGAAGCTGCATTTGATAAAGACTACCGTAAAAAAGTTTATGTTGATTGGCAAAAATACTTCAACGAACAATTACCAGCACTTCCTTTATGGGAAAACCTAGATCTATATGGTATTAACAACCGACTACAAGGTGTTCATATTAACGCTGTTGGTTTCCAAACAGACGTTTATAAATGGCATATTGTCGAGTAA
- a CDS encoding ABC transporter permease, which translates to MTQQTYETNMMENSPPTGIQVVLREFKKDKVAMFSFFGVTIIMLTIFIAAGMLNQEEVLKINLLERYTEPGVNGYILGADEAGRDVLGQLIIGAKNSLLIALWVTVIANIIGIAMGIIMGYYSGIVDNVMMRIIDFIITLPTLMIFIVLVSIIPEYGVLELVIIISAFQWIGIARLIRSKALSEGRRDYVSESKTMGTSDIAIMFKGLLPNLSSILIVEFTLSLAGNIGIETGLSFLGFGLPPSTPSLGTLVSYARNPLVLADKWWVWLPASLLILVLMLGINYIGQAFRRAADAKQRLG; encoded by the coding sequence ATGACGCAACAAACTTACGAGACGAATATGATGGAAAACTCTCCGCCGACAGGTATACAAGTCGTTTTACGAGAGTTTAAAAAAGATAAAGTAGCGATGTTTTCCTTTTTTGGTGTCACGATTATTATGTTAACGATTTTTATTGCAGCAGGGATGCTCAACCAAGAAGAAGTATTGAAAATTAATTTGCTAGAACGCTATACCGAACCAGGTGTTAATGGATACATTCTTGGAGCGGATGAGGCAGGGCGTGATGTGCTTGGCCAGCTAATTATTGGGGCGAAAAATTCGCTTTTAATTGCTCTATGGGTAACGGTGATAGCCAATATTATAGGCATAGCTATGGGAATTATTATGGGCTATTACAGCGGTATTGTGGATAATGTGATGATGCGAATAATTGATTTTATTATTACATTACCGACACTTATGATTTTTATTGTCCTTGTTTCTATCATTCCAGAATATGGCGTTCTTGAGCTCGTTATTATTATTAGTGCATTTCAATGGATAGGGATTGCTCGGTTAATTCGAAGTAAAGCTTTATCAGAAGGGCGACGGGATTATGTAAGTGAATCTAAAACAATGGGGACGAGTGATATAGCCATTATGTTTAAGGGGCTATTACCAAATTTAAGTTCGATCTTAATAGTAGAGTTTACATTAAGTCTTGCGGGTAATATTGGGATTGAAACAGGGCTATCATTTTTAGGATTTGGGCTACCACCTTCGACGCCAAGTTTAGGAACTTTAGTAAGCTATGCAAGAAATCCGCTCGTCTTAGCTGACAAATGGTGGGTTTGGCTACCAGCATCTTTATTAATTTTAGTTTTAATGCTCGGTATTAATTATATCGGACAAGCATTCCGTCGTGCCGCTGACGCAAAACAAAGATTAGGATAA